One window from the genome of Betaproteobacteria bacterium encodes:
- the prpF gene encoding 2-methylaconitate cis-trans isomerase PrpF, translating into MTQLRIPAVYMRGGTSKGVFFRKEDLPADSAARDRILQRVIGSPDPYGKQIDGMGAATSSTSKIVILSKSSRSDCDVDYLFGQVSIDKAFIDWSGNCGNLIGAVGPFSISQGLVAAPRDGMAAVRIWQANVGKKIVAHVPVRDGEVVEEGDFHLDGVTFPSAEIRIEYLEPGGGEDGAQGGAMFPTGHITDVLDVPGVGRIEATLINAGNPTVFVDARALGLGGTELQEAMNGDAALLARCESVRAHGAVAMGHASSVEEASTSRLHTPKLAFMSAPQSYVASDGKTVGADTIDVTARILSMGKLHHAMTGTGAVAIAVAASIPGTVVQRCARPECDPAQVRFGHPSGTLTVGAEATLRDGQWAVTKAVMSRSARRLMEGWVCVPAS; encoded by the coding sequence ATGACCCAACTTCGCATTCCCGCCGTCTACATGCGCGGCGGCACCAGCAAGGGCGTCTTTTTCCGCAAGGAGGACCTGCCGGCCGATTCCGCTGCTCGCGACCGCATCCTGCAGCGCGTGATCGGGAGTCCCGATCCCTACGGGAAACAGATCGACGGGATGGGGGCGGCCACCTCGAGCACGAGCAAGATCGTGATCCTGTCGAAGTCCTCTCGATCGGACTGCGACGTGGATTACCTCTTCGGCCAGGTGTCTATCGACAAGGCGTTCATCGACTGGTCCGGCAATTGCGGCAACCTCATCGGCGCCGTGGGTCCGTTCTCGATCTCGCAAGGACTCGTCGCGGCGCCGCGCGATGGCATGGCGGCCGTGCGCATCTGGCAGGCCAACGTCGGCAAGAAGATCGTGGCGCATGTTCCCGTGCGGGACGGGGAGGTCGTGGAGGAGGGCGACTTCCACCTGGACGGCGTGACGTTCCCCTCGGCCGAGATCCGCATCGAGTATCTCGAGCCGGGCGGAGGCGAGGATGGGGCGCAGGGCGGCGCAATGTTTCCCACGGGACACATCACGGACGTGCTCGACGTGCCGGGCGTCGGCCGGATCGAGGCCACGCTCATCAATGCGGGCAATCCCACGGTCTTCGTCGATGCGCGGGCGCTGGGACTGGGCGGAACCGAGCTGCAGGAAGCGATGAACGGCGACGCGGCGCTCCTTGCGCGCTGCGAGTCTGTCCGGGCGCACGGCGCCGTCGCGATGGGCCACGCGTCCTCGGTCGAGGAGGCGTCGACAAGCCGGCTCCACACCCCGAAGCTCGCCTTCATGTCGGCGCCGCAGTCCTACGTCGCCTCCGACGGCAAGACAGTCGGCGCGGACACGATCGACGTGACGGCGCGCATCCTCTCGATGGGCAAGCTCCACCACGCCATGACGGGCACCGGCGCGGTCGCGATCGCGGTCGCCGCCTCCATCCCGGGAACGGTCGTGCAGCGCTGCGCCCGGCCGGAATGTGATCCCGCGCAAGTCAGGTTCGGGCACCCTTCAGGCACGCTCACGGTGGGCGCGGAAGCCACGTTGCGCGATGGCCAATGGGCGGTCACGAAGGCCGTCATGAGCCGCAGCGCCCGAAGGCTGATGGAGGGCTGGGTTTGCGTGCCGGCCAGCTGA
- a CDS encoding L-glutamate gamma-semialdehyde dehydrogenase — protein MSTPDKPPQRAAGESPAPAYPRLSRPGSPLREAITAAYHRAEPEAVAALRLAATLDEAALARIRSRAGALVERVRAERSGASGVDALMSEFDLSSEEGIALMCLAEALLRIPDAPTADRLIRDKLSRGDWRSHVGGSESLFVNAACWGLVVSGRLARAESAPRGFDGALTAALGRLGEPVIRAATKAAMGYLGSQFVLGETIDGALDRARKKEARGYRYSFDMLGEASMTMADADRYREIYLEAIQAVGRSSAGRGIYAGPGVSVKLSALHPRFSRAKHERSMAELLPRVKELMLLAKRYDIGLTIDAEEAERLEITLDLLESLALDADLAGWDGLGFVIQTVQKRAPFVVDWILDLARRSARRLMIRLVKGAYWDSEVKRAQVAGYDDYPVFTRKSHTDIAYLACARKLLAEPGLVFPQFATHNASTLCEVIEIAGNHRDFEFQCLHGMGETLYDQVVGSKDFGLPCRIYAPVGTHETLLAYLVRRLLENGANSSFVNQIVDPEVPIERLLEDPVTTAKPFAGSPHPRVPAPSALYPDRRNSRGIDLTDEHALAALESALAAAASEPWPAAPDATIGDVERTLDLACAADAWRATTPHERAAILERSADLLEQNAARLIHLAVHEAGKTLPNAVGEVREAVDFCRYYAVRARGEALAAPLGVVVCISPWNFPLAIFIGQVAAALATGNAVIAKPAEQTPLMAAEAVRLLHQAGVPSSALQLLPGPGETIGARLVADSRVDGVVFTGSTEVAEIIHRTLAARGNVPLIAETGGQNAMIVDSSALPEQVVSDVLVSAFDSAGQRCSALRVLFLQEEIADHVLAMLAGAMHELEMGDPAHLSTDVGPIIDAAAKTGLDAHVSHLERTAKLVARAPMPGGLQGHFIAPVAFEIGYIRDLEREVFGPVLHIVRFKGAELARVVDEINATGYGLTLGIHSRLDSTIDFIVDRARVGNIYVNRNIVGAVVGVQPFGGEGKSGTGPKAGGPQYLRALVRERTSEAAPPPFAPPVVNTAAATAFDAAIKALAGAEPGLRAIDRGKVLATLATQGGEIVAALARDCAAALDDGKERELPGPTGERNTWRTHPLGLAVALGNESGHALVWLGQAMAAIAAGNPVLLVPGGDTSDAERIASWVRSAGWPAIAVTRAPLTQCSRLPNLAVVVAGSRSMAASAAPVLAARAGARIPVVEPAGSAWRYPVWRLETERTVSVNTVAAGGNAHLLAQMD, from the coding sequence ATGAGCACCCCTGACAAGCCCCCGCAACGTGCTGCGGGTGAATCGCCGGCGCCTGCCTACCCGCGTCTTTCCCGACCCGGATCACCGCTGCGCGAAGCCATCACTGCCGCCTATCACCGCGCCGAGCCGGAAGCGGTGGCGGCCCTGCGCCTGGCCGCGACCCTCGATGAAGCCGCCCTCGCCCGCATCCGGTCCCGCGCCGGCGCTCTGGTCGAGCGCGTCCGTGCGGAACGGTCCGGCGCCTCGGGGGTCGATGCGCTGATGAGCGAATTCGACCTGTCGTCGGAAGAAGGCATCGCGCTCATGTGCCTGGCGGAAGCGCTGTTGCGCATCCCCGATGCGCCCACCGCCGACCGGCTGATCCGCGACAAGCTCTCGCGCGGCGACTGGCGCTCGCACGTGGGCGGCAGCGAATCGCTCTTCGTCAACGCCGCGTGCTGGGGGCTCGTGGTCTCCGGCAGGCTCGCCCGTGCCGAGTCCGCCCCACGGGGTTTCGACGGGGCGCTCACGGCAGCTCTCGGGCGCCTCGGCGAACCGGTTATCCGTGCGGCGACCAAGGCGGCCATGGGATACCTCGGTTCGCAGTTCGTGCTGGGAGAGACGATCGACGGCGCGCTCGACCGTGCGCGGAAGAAGGAAGCCCGCGGCTACCGCTACTCCTTCGACATGCTGGGCGAGGCTTCCATGACGATGGCGGATGCCGACCGCTACCGTGAAATCTACCTCGAGGCGATCCAAGCCGTCGGCCGCTCCTCCGCGGGGCGGGGGATCTATGCGGGGCCGGGCGTTTCCGTGAAGCTCTCCGCCCTGCATCCGCGCTTTTCGCGCGCGAAGCACGAGCGGTCCATGGCAGAACTGCTGCCGCGCGTGAAGGAACTGATGCTGCTCGCGAAGCGGTACGACATCGGCCTCACCATTGATGCGGAAGAAGCCGAGCGCCTGGAAATCACCCTCGACCTGCTCGAATCGCTGGCGCTGGACGCGGACCTTGCGGGCTGGGACGGGCTCGGCTTCGTGATCCAGACCGTGCAGAAACGCGCGCCCTTCGTGGTCGACTGGATCCTCGATCTCGCCCGTCGAAGCGCTCGCCGCCTCATGATCCGGCTGGTGAAGGGCGCGTACTGGGATTCGGAGGTCAAGCGCGCGCAGGTGGCCGGCTACGACGACTATCCCGTCTTCACGCGCAAGAGCCACACGGACATCGCCTATCTCGCCTGCGCGCGCAAGCTGCTCGCCGAGCCGGGGCTCGTCTTCCCGCAGTTCGCCACGCACAACGCCTCGACGCTTTGCGAGGTGATCGAGATCGCCGGCAACCACCGCGACTTCGAGTTCCAGTGCCTGCACGGCATGGGCGAGACGCTCTACGACCAGGTGGTCGGCTCGAAGGACTTCGGCCTGCCCTGCCGGATCTACGCGCCCGTCGGGACCCACGAGACGCTCCTTGCCTACCTGGTGCGCCGGCTCCTGGAGAACGGCGCCAATTCGTCCTTCGTGAACCAGATCGTCGATCCCGAGGTGCCGATCGAGCGCCTGCTGGAGGATCCGGTCACCACGGCGAAGCCGTTTGCGGGAAGCCCGCACCCGCGCGTGCCGGCGCCCTCCGCGCTGTACCCGGATCGCCGCAACTCGCGCGGCATCGATCTCACCGACGAGCACGCGCTGGCCGCCCTGGAATCGGCTCTCGCGGCCGCCGCGAGCGAACCCTGGCCCGCCGCCCCGGATGCCACGATCGGCGACGTCGAACGCACGCTGGACCTTGCATGCGCGGCTGATGCGTGGCGGGCCACGACGCCACACGAACGCGCCGCCATCCTCGAGCGCTCGGCGGACCTTCTCGAGCAGAACGCCGCGCGCCTCATCCATCTCGCCGTGCACGAGGCCGGAAAGACGCTTCCCAATGCGGTCGGCGAGGTGCGCGAGGCAGTCGATTTCTGCCGCTACTACGCCGTGCGTGCCCGTGGCGAGGCGCTCGCCGCGCCCCTCGGCGTGGTCGTGTGCATCAGCCCGTGGAATTTCCCGCTGGCGATCTTCATCGGGCAGGTTGCGGCCGCTCTCGCCACCGGCAACGCCGTCATCGCCAAGCCCGCCGAGCAGACACCCCTCATGGCCGCCGAGGCGGTGCGCCTGCTGCACCAGGCTGGCGTGCCCTCTTCCGCCCTGCAACTGCTGCCGGGGCCGGGCGAGACGATCGGCGCCCGTCTCGTCGCCGATTCCCGCGTGGACGGCGTCGTGTTCACGGGGTCGACCGAGGTCGCCGAGATCATCCACCGCACCCTCGCCGCGCGCGGGAACGTCCCTCTCATCGCCGAGACCGGGGGGCAGAACGCGATGATCGTCGATTCGTCGGCGCTGCCCGAGCAGGTGGTCTCCGATGTCCTCGTCTCGGCGTTCGACAGCGCGGGCCAACGGTGTTCGGCGCTGCGGGTACTCTTCCTGCAGGAGGAGATCGCAGACCATGTCCTCGCGATGCTTGCCGGTGCGATGCATGAATTGGAGATGGGGGACCCTGCGCACCTCTCGACCGATGTGGGCCCCATCATCGACGCGGCCGCCAAAACCGGCCTCGACGCGCACGTCTCGCACCTGGAGAGAACGGCGAAGCTCGTCGCGCGGGCGCCCATGCCGGGCGGGCTCCAGGGCCATTTCATCGCGCCCGTCGCCTTCGAGATCGGCTACATCCGGGACCTGGAGCGCGAAGTCTTCGGTCCGGTCCTGCACATCGTCCGGTTCAAGGGCGCCGAACTCGCCCGCGTGGTGGACGAGATCAATGCCACCGGCTATGGACTCACGCTGGGTATCCACAGCCGCCTCGATTCCACGATCGATTTCATCGTGGACCGGGCGCGCGTCGGAAACATCTATGTCAATCGCAACATCGTCGGCGCCGTGGTCGGCGTGCAGCCATTCGGCGGCGAGGGAAAGTCCGGCACCGGGCCGAAAGCCGGTGGCCCGCAGTACCTGCGCGCGCTGGTGCGCGAACGCACGAGCGAGGCCGCTCCACCCCCTTTCGCGCCCCCGGTCGTCAACACGGCAGCGGCCACGGCGTTCGATGCCGCGATCAAGGCACTTGCGGGGGCCGAGCCCGGTTTGCGGGCGATCGACCGTGGCAAGGTACTCGCCACGCTGGCAACACAGGGCGGTGAGATCGTGGCGGCACTGGCGCGTGACTGCGCCGCGGCGCTCGATGACGGGAAGGAGCGCGAGCTGCCCGGGCCCACCGGCGAACGAAATACCTGGAGAACACACCCGCTCGGGCTTGCCGTCGCGCTGGGGAATGAATCCGGGCACGCCCTCGTCTGGCTCGGACAGGCGATGGCAGCGATCGCGGCGGGGAATCCCGTGCTCCTTGTGCCGGGGGGCGACACCTCCGATGCGGAGCGGATTGCTTCATGGGTGCGTTCGGCGGGATGGCCCGCGATCGCCGTGACGCGCGCCCCCCTCACGCAGTGCTCACGCCTGCCGAACCTCGCCGTGGTCGTGGCCGGCAGCCGTTCGATGGCCGCCTCGGCCGCTCCAGTGCTGGCGGCAAGGGCCGGCGCGCGAATCCCCGTGGTCGAACCGGCCGGCTCCGCGTGGCGCTATCCGGTGTGGCGACTGGAGACGGAGCGAACCGTCTCGGTGAACACCGTGGCCGCAGGCGGGAACGCCCACCTGCTCGCGCAGATGGACTAG
- a CDS encoding ABC transporter substrate-binding protein, whose protein sequence is MRVVAQTAPSGILRIGINLGNPVIAQRDPDGGEPKGVGPALGRELAARLGVPVEFVTYDTAGKAADAVKEDAWDVAFLAVDPARAIDIDFTAPYVHIEGTYLVPAESPVRSVGELDREGTRIAVGLKTAYDLYLTRQIRQARLERAPSSPAAIELFLAGNLDAVAGVRQPLEAYAAGHPGLRVLADSFMVIRQASGVPKGRSLAHRFLAEFIEEAKRSGFVARALAESGVGEVTIAPASAG, encoded by the coding sequence GTGCGGGTCGTTGCGCAGACCGCTCCTTCCGGAATCCTGCGCATCGGCATCAACCTGGGCAATCCCGTCATCGCGCAGCGCGATCCCGACGGCGGAGAACCGAAGGGCGTCGGCCCTGCGCTCGGTCGCGAGCTCGCCGCGCGGCTCGGTGTGCCGGTGGAGTTTGTCACCTACGACACCGCCGGCAAGGCGGCCGATGCGGTGAAGGAGGATGCGTGGGATGTCGCCTTCCTCGCGGTGGATCCGGCGCGCGCGATCGACATCGACTTCACGGCGCCCTACGTGCACATCGAAGGCACGTACCTCGTGCCGGCGGAGTCGCCGGTTCGCAGCGTGGGCGAGCTGGACCGCGAAGGCACCCGCATCGCCGTGGGGCTCAAGACGGCCTACGACCTTTATCTCACGAGGCAGATCAGGCAAGCCAGGCTCGAGCGTGCGCCAAGCTCGCCCGCTGCGATCGAACTCTTCCTGGCCGGGAATCTCGACGCTGTCGCCGGCGTGCGCCAGCCTCTCGAGGCGTATGCCGCGGGTCATCCGGGCTTGCGCGTCCTGGCCGACAGCTTCATGGTCATCCGGCAGGCTTCCGGCGTTCCCAAAGGTCGAAGCCTTGCGCATCGTTTCCTGGCGGAATTCATCGAGGAGGCCAAGCGGTCCGGATTCGTCGCGCGCGCGCTCGCCGAGAGCGGCGTCGGCGAGGTGACGATTGCGCCTGCGTCGGCAGGCTAG